From Nicotiana tabacum cultivar K326 chromosome 22, ASM71507v2, whole genome shotgun sequence, one genomic window encodes:
- the LOC107788714 gene encoding uncharacterized protein LOC107788714: MSMTARNRSANAHNAVHVVEILRKYKQSSGQMVNLDKSAICFSRNATEKEKIEIFSLLGQQQRNEMSIYLGLPVIVGRSKKKMLKFIKDRVKTKIKGWKGKFLSRAGKEVMLKFVLAAIPTYALSCFQLPDGSWIWRSIFWGRDLLVTGLRWRISDGKNINVWIDPWIPRKNGFTPKNIQMQNNLDFKVADLIDEDTHTWKLHKISTTFEPEDVDAILSIPISIIGLNDKLLWHHSKSENYEVKSGYYLAKSLAAKRLQNLDKTCKICGLESEDIEHMLFRCPRSQFVWKQSPINWPDIDNITDFSMWWYNLFLNAKHFPESTELLDLSVNLMWQIWKGRNAWCFNQEMLEPTEIVSKALFEYEEYKDLFTSCLAVRHSTGNEFLPKPTNFHDDVLLFTNARLRCDDQHASIGVAALNSLGKLLHAHGSSIQYVGKIMTAKAIAIRKALECAITLGWKSVKIISDAKNVVDMIQKQVATSWEIEVLCETIWKLSSMLDHVEFLYIPRKLNKAAYSLAKFSISLLKDISWEKFFPT; encoded by the exons ATGTCAATGACAGCAAGGAACCGTTCAGCTAACGCTCACAATGCAGTTCATGTAGTTGAGATTCTAAGAAAGTATAAGCAAAGTTCTGGCCAAATGGTTAATTTAGATAAATCAGCTATTTGTTTTAGTAGAAATGCAACGGAGAAGGAGAAAATCGAGATATTTTCCTTACTTGGACAACAACAAAGAAATGAGATGAGTATATATTTAGGATTACCAGTTATTGTGGGACGCTCAAAGAAAAAGATGTTAAAGTTTATTAAGGATAGAGTCAAGACAAAAATAAAAGGATGGAAGGGTAAATTTTTAAGTAGAGCAGGGAAAGAAGTAATGCTTAAATTTGTACTTGCAGCAATCCCTACCTATGCCTTGTCTTGCTTCCAACTCCCTGATG GATCATGGATCTGGAGAAGTATTTTCTGGGGAAGAGATCTCTTAGTTACTGGACTAAGGTGGAGGATCTCTGATGGGAAAAATATAAATGTTTGGATTGATCCTTGGATTCCAAGAAAGAATGGTTTTACTCCAAAAAATATTCAAATGCAAAACAATTTAGATTTTAAGGTTGCCGACTTAATTGACGAAGATACGCATACCTGGAAACTTCATAAGATAAGTACGACCTTTGAACCTGAAGATGTAGATGCAATTTTGTCTATACCAATATCCATCATAGGTCTTAATGATAAATTACTGTGGCATCACTCAAAATCTGAAAACTATGAAGTTAAGTCAGGTTACTATTTAGCAAAGAGTTTGGCCG CTAAAAGATTACAGAACCTGGATAAAACGTGTAAGATTTGTGGTCTTGAAAGTGAAGATATAGAACATATGCTATTTAGATGTCCCCGATCTCAGTTTGTATGGAAACAAAGTCCTATTAATTGGCCTGATATTGATAACATAACTGACTTTTCTATGTGGTGGTACAACTTGTTCTTAAATGCTAAGCACTTTCCTGAATCTACTGAATTATTAGATTTGAGTGTTAATCTTATGTGGCAAATTTGGAAAGGTAGGAATGCTTGGTGCTTTAATCAGGAAATGTTAGAGCCAACTGAGATTGTTTCTAAAGCTCTTTTTGAGTATGAAGAATATAAAGATCTATTTACTAGTTGCCTCGCTGTACGACATTCAACTGGAAATGAGTTTCTGCCTAAACCAACAAATTTTCATGATGATGTTTTATTATTTACAAACGCAAGATTACGGTGTGATGATCAACATGCGAGTATTGGTGTCGCGGCTTTGAATAGCCTTGGAAAACTGCTTCATGCCCATGGATCCTCAATTCAATATGTTGGAAAAATCATGACTGCTAAAGCGATTGCCATAAGAAAGGCACTTGAATGTGCTATTACTCTTGGATGGAAAAGTGTGAAGATTATATCTGATGCTAAGAATGTTGTTGATATGATCCAAAAACAGGTGGCTACTTCATGGGAGATAGAAGTGTTGTGTGAAACCATTTGGAAGCTATCAAGCATGTTAGATCACGTCGAGTTTCTTTATATTCCAAGGAAGTTAAACAAAGCAGCGTATAGTTTAGCTAAATTTTCTATTTCTTTGTTGAAGGACATCTCCTGGGAGAAGTTTTTCCCAACTTAG